From Ruminococcus sp. HUN007, a single genomic window includes:
- a CDS encoding dockerin type I domain-containing protein: MSSVSFRKRAVAFTAAAALSVGAVNVLSDAARKNIINAADTANYEWDTLRMGGAGFVSGIVAGDKEMYLRTDVGGVYRYDYEQSRWVQLFGFINEDDRGLLSCKGIAIDPTDDMTAYFLCGCAYFSDAKTVIYKTTDGGKTFTGVDVTEHIQVHGNGDGRECIEPIAVDPDNPDTIYAGGDVTAGKSALIKSTDGGKSWKPVEGYDALGLFSGELKYPSWTDHMVRGTEPAKLYNEQNGIGCVYIEGGKVYVGTSVKGEANVHVASVKDDKFEAVKALPNDNYPLSITSDHNGNLFFTYIGGLAFAGASGGAYKYNIASGKAEKLTVSDNSIGMIEVDKNDPNKMFARTCGMWSDQWFGDEWVQDDPSTPENEGTIGWGDHFFRSSDGGKTWEDITPGAGPTDYSTGTGVKNFISLPLATNGYDWAYGKACHWGSSIVIDPRDKEGDRLLLTSGNGVFACDNAWDEKGIQFYFQPDGVEECVSLDFFSTADGLDLSAIGDYDGFVHTDPNEVPEQYNPNMGSTSAITVCPQNTDVWARTANGDGNNTGSGYYTLDRGKTWKAFKPACTGGKLAITELSKGKYRVINTSPKGGASYSDDWGATWKDCTGIQASKGAYALVDPDDPKIVYATGAQYNEYWSSDMSKKEPTYDEAHYSYFVSEDYGATFKETRVCPYNWELTWKFEHTGDLAYVGNGTVALAGANHGLYLISDKGAKVEKLDSVAYAKCVGYGAPEKKGDVNTLFIYGKPKDSDPEGIYRSQDAGKTWVCINTDHLYGGTGNGNYLVGDMDEFGKVYMSTVGCGIVYGQISDGSPKPKPTAKVSPTPTVKPTVKPTETTKPTAEPTESASPTSKPTASPTASPTSTATAKTGEIVTGDIDFSGKIDVTDLTTLSLYLLGDTELSEDALKAADTDGNGNVALTDLATLRQYISKKITKLGK; the protein is encoded by the coding sequence ATGAGTTCAGTTTCTTTCAGAAAAAGAGCGGTTGCTTTTACAGCTGCTGCAGCACTCTCGGTTGGTGCGGTTAATGTACTTTCCGATGCTGCCAGAAAAAATATCATAAACGCTGCTGATACAGCAAACTATGAATGGGATACTCTCAGAATGGGCGGTGCCGGCTTCGTTTCAGGTATCGTTGCCGGCGATAAGGAAATGTATCTCCGTACAGACGTAGGCGGCGTATACAGATACGACTACGAACAGAGCAGATGGGTACAGCTCTTCGGCTTTATCAATGAAGATGACCGCGGACTTCTCAGCTGCAAGGGTATCGCTATTGATCCTACAGACGATATGACTGCTTACTTCCTCTGCGGATGTGCTTACTTCTCAGACGCAAAGACAGTTATCTACAAGACAACTGACGGTGGTAAGACATTTACAGGCGTTGATGTTACAGAGCACATTCAGGTTCACGGAAACGGTGACGGACGTGAATGTATCGAACCTATCGCAGTTGACCCTGACAATCCGGATACTATCTACGCAGGCGGCGACGTAACTGCCGGCAAGTCAGCGCTTATTAAGTCAACAGACGGCGGTAAGTCATGGAAGCCGGTTGAAGGCTATGATGCGCTCGGTCTTTTCTCAGGCGAACTCAAGTATCCTTCATGGACAGACCACATGGTAAGAGGAACAGAACCAGCCAAGCTTTACAACGAACAGAACGGTATCGGCTGTGTTTACATTGAAGGCGGCAAGGTTTATGTCGGTACTTCAGTAAAGGGTGAGGCCAACGTTCACGTTGCAAGTGTCAAGGACGACAAGTTTGAAGCTGTAAAGGCTCTTCCGAACGACAATTATCCGCTTTCCATCACAAGTGACCACAACGGAAATCTTTTCTTCACATATATCGGCGGCCTCGCTTTTGCGGGTGCTTCCGGCGGCGCCTATAAGTACAATATCGCTTCAGGAAAGGCTGAAAAGCTTACCGTGTCCGATAACTCTATCGGTATGATCGAAGTTGACAAAAACGATCCGAACAAGATGTTCGCACGTACATGCGGTATGTGGTCAGATCAGTGGTTCGGCGATGAATGGGTACAGGACGATCCTTCAACTCCTGAAAATGAAGGTACTATCGGCTGGGGCGACCACTTCTTCCGTTCATCTGACGGCGGTAAGACATGGGAGGATATCACTCCTGGTGCAGGTCCGACAGATTACTCTACAGGCACAGGCGTAAAGAACTTTATCTCACTCCCGCTTGCTACCAACGGCTATGACTGGGCGTACGGCAAAGCTTGTCACTGGGGAAGCAGCATCGTTATCGACCCGAGAGACAAGGAAGGTGACAGACTTCTCCTCACTTCCGGTAACGGCGTTTTTGCCTGCGACAATGCGTGGGACGAAAAGGGCATCCAGTTCTACTTCCAGCCTGACGGTGTTGAGGAATGCGTAAGCCTTGACTTCTTCAGCACAGCTGACGGTCTTGACCTCTCTGCTATCGGTGACTATGACGGATTCGTTCATACAGATCCGAATGAAGTACCTGAACAGTACAATCCGAATATGGGTTCAACATCCGCAATCACAGTTTGCCCTCAGAACACAGACGTATGGGCAAGAACTGCAAACGGTGACGGAAACAACACAGGAAGCGGCTACTATACACTTGACCGCGGTAAGACATGGAAGGCATTCAAGCCGGCATGCACAGGCGGTAAACTTGCTATAACTGAGCTTTCAAAGGGCAAGTACAGAGTTATCAATACTAGTCCTAAGGGTGGTGCATCTTATTCTGATGACTGGGGTGCAACATGGAAGGACTGTACAGGAATACAGGCTTCAAAGGGAGCGTATGCACTTGTTGATCCTGATGATCCGAAGATCGTGTACGCTACAGGTGCACAGTACAATGAATACTGGTCATCTGATATGTCCAAGAAGGAACCTACATACGATGAAGCTCATTATTCTTATTTTGTAAGTGAAGACTACGGTGCTACATTTAAGGAAACACGTGTCTGCCCTTATAACTGGGAACTTACATGGAAGTTTGAGCACACAGGTGATCTTGCTTATGTCGGTAACGGTACAGTTGCTCTTGCCGGTGCAAACCACGGACTTTACCTCATTTCCGACAAGGGAGCAAAGGTAGAAAAGCTTGACAGCGTTGCATATGCAAAGTGCGTCGGCTACGGTGCTCCTGAAAAGAAGGGTGACGTAAACACACTCTTCATCTACGGCAAGCCGAAGGATTCTGATCCTGAAGGTATCTACCGTTCACAGGATGCCGGCAAGACATGGGTATGCATCAACACAGACCATCTCTACGGCGGTACAGGTAACGGTAACTACCTCGTAGGCGACATGGATGAATTCGGCAAGGTATACATGTCAACCGTAGGATGCGGTATCGTATACGGCCAGATAAGCGACGGGAGCCCGAAACCAAAGCCTACTGCAAAGGTTTCTCCGACTCCTACAGTAAAGCCTACAGTAAAACCTACTGAAACAACCAAGCCTACAGCAGAACCAACTGAGTCAGCTTCACCTACATCAAAGCCGACAGCATCACCAACAGCCTCTCCGACATCTACAGCTACTGCAAAGACAGGCGAGATCGTAACAGGTGACATCGACTTCAGCGGTAAAATAGACGTTACCGACCTTACAACACTTTCACTTTATCTCCTGGGTGACACTGAACTTTCCGAAGATGCTCTGAAGGCAGCAGATACTGACGGCAACGGAAATGTTGCTCTTACAGACCTTGCAACTCTCAGACAGTACATCTCCAAGAAGATCACCAAGCTTGGAAAATAA